A genomic stretch from Thunnus maccoyii chromosome 19, fThuMac1.1, whole genome shotgun sequence includes:
- the LOC121885104 gene encoding uncharacterized protein KIAA2026, with translation MDQEDKTDQITAGCSQQMFHNQDPASTPQQSCSNIMSSDSRWVSSSTEDIDLVMTEDGFSNGCEVETMVALHCPGDSGDAAAEGDHLSISNDGMSEFSNSDLSLPEVCISTNSNSYEENMNYEVQQAYRIFTGFLLDKYKGITSPFLQPIGHQEAQHGIGGVRGRGQSQLKQSMCLRRMEERFISQEYETITEFVADFRLMLENCYRYHGVDHWISKQAQKLEIMLEQKLTLLSRTLREKTTLAVTSKGRFGVEEERGSGGTSTRRRLAPRSLATITVGGHESIMVQTLRLEEQQRVKEEKRQRELEKKEAEEMSAKEVEEWEQSLLSQASPHTVDTLWELPAIGHFLCLAQTALNLPEIVFFELERCLLMPRCSLLLSKIMSSLLSPSQRRATLHRRPALPYRRWESELRQRVMGWYRAVGGARDQPGRAEQLGLCHQFFSSLGEVSPLEEKPFHLLPFYQRVWLLKGLCDHVYETQKDVQDAVLAQPIHECRESILGYDSKDNAYIHFPHFCGADLRIYCQSPSTPPTFPFPSIWVKRVEIEPGTEGEESDGMKEEGDKSDSGCCGGSMDTGEPDDFGKGKAETFGFLKRENGNREEDGERYKSWSLKKEEGSESGSSDGDSCEDSKLDFKIHNNSLSLSQTSPVGESSVKLKEETIEHQSKRPTVKQEQGFSLGSVRTIKAATQDPCLSVGEHSYTGRSPARSVNLASPTKPVGSPNQGHQRSFCLECCRNKTSNVKSEQHGCCCGTSGLATQLSSESTQNSSEERVTDRIWTKKKKRKKKRGREQLPGVKGEHKQLQHVDRMSLCPAEAAKSAVRRVTTTIKRKDKKKKHKTGKKLESSKKIKDEPPVEPSFKLVCTSLEELRELISKTEDELDDLESTKKRLGRWYYRREAVKDLHSTLIRLLNELSPWEPKLVKAYQRNRLRLKKEFHDFKNHPEYNNFVREECMSSSSSSDDDEERGSGKEACSLLDHYRRSEEEDLEHVVPRGLWSGASTREFVAESAGERTVTCVTPNHQRHPLASTEKGISLLPRVRTGSSSITSTPDSGPQSRSEMIPSNQSRDSNSAWAARVSTETSLSHRPPILHPTTGLPKGYTPIPTLLAKSVGNKVTLMKRPVDFPGVNNIDRQSKGSLVSLSTTKLSKAQSSPSSSQQNSQQLQAQGLQQTQVLRQPGMATVTTALPKSPQAKPTQTVPKSPVQVVYKVPEGLGHLVRKDSSSPVKISVHPVLDQNTGEKIMQQVVILPSKLLIHKNEEKVTSLHQQQTKGIQVPVSKVASPLCMSTNVPGFTIPENRIPVQQVAPLKDARTVRTPSPSVSPRLQHGALNTAGFKGMQVCSPEASTPQGGMPNSSSITTPASAVSTEPVKSTDPKQELKTVCIRDSQSILVTTRGGNTGIVKVQTSSDQNALGCLPSSPVITISPQFKAFLVSKTSSASPSAPSQTSPCTIPAVTSTSVAQPQKQVPSVLKSPSTVTTPMVTTLTGGIPVAGPGSQTAGTTVALSQGSNSSSASKFVTKIGQLAQTAASGSHFQASLVKNTVVVPSLSSSSVPQVLTQSEFICKPGMKRASTDERSQVTKFILVTPSSSSASNVAVSKDTPSSTKPLPSSRVMFISQPTTTSSSTFVGSIPKQGIGTAAGGQLLTTSLSSQTQNMGLSLGQTVGSVNSEAMSKVKNITLPTGLQIQLSGKTTTIGQTIGALSRSPSKSTPVSVSDTGCSPATTTQLFPVTSSNTITSCPAQLTSHTSLTSNSQLQGIPPFPMISQPGSSTSTAATSAGNMIKKDLGLPTNILSSNSPAQVTTTTQSSPAQTSTTNLVRQPPNIQSGIGEETTSILSSPHLALNKTQTQISLATTTSTPFTTSSTGTIQQRIVINTSTPLAAGTQILLNNARFVVPPQGLGPGSHVLIISSPAPQQVPSASATSIGAAVPPQGASPVTVAPRAPVLPLSPAKLPSVPALSSPFVACTPAVGPSLLATNPNVMPVQLTGTPGLGSALLPSKTSVVSALPRLPVSQASNFASPPVGTPTLVSSSPRLGSVPALVSPVVTSASVLGSALATIRLAAGTPRQAECSSTISPAVAPPLPRLSAPLSSLPVLPSPSAVALPNPVIPIPAPVSSAPAPVIASTPYLHSLPAQQEVSVTTLGPGIQPQQTAVKIAAPPTAPSQFLANMGLGNASVKKQAVMQPVFAGTRTQVLPTVAVPPIVSTASRMQTLPIATVPPIGSTVNSFETAPVMTTPPSSNTVIITPAQPITSLKTNNTIHQPVVPTNQALGKHSLQTSALGMHTNVASKLLISPDGAVLSTVQCQVNPAELTTCPKPLAALVVSPNSSTGALHAHDSSLQPSQADTK, from the exons ATGGATCAGGAGGATAAGACAGACCAAATCACAGCAGGTTGTAGCCAACAGATGTTCCACAACCAAGACCCAGCGTCAACGCCCCAGCAGTCCTGCTCCAACATCATGTCTTCAGATTCCAGATGGGTGAGCAGTAGCACCGAAGACATTGACCTCGTCATGACTGAGGATGGGTTCAGCAATGGCTGTGAAGTTGAGACTATGGTAGCATTACACTGTCCTGGTGACAGCGGAGATGCAGCTGCTGAAGGTGACCACCTTTCAATAAGCAATGATGGCATGTCAGAGTTTTCTAACAGTGACCTGTCACTGCCTGAGGTCTGCATCTCCACCAACAGCAATAGCTATGAGGAGAATATGAACTATGAGGTCCAGCAAGCTTATAGGATATTCACTGGCTTTCTTTTGGACAAGTACAAAGGGATCACCAGCCCATTCCTTCAACCCATCGGCCACCAGGAGGCCCAACATGGTATTGGAGGGGTCCGGGGTCGAGGTCAGTCACAGCTCAAGCAGTCGATGTGCTTGcggaggatggaggagaggtTTATCAGCCAGGAGTATGAGACCATAACAGAGTTTGTTGCAGACTTCAGGCTGATGTTGGAGAACTGCTATCGCTACCATGGGGTGGACCACTGGATCTCCAAACAGGCTCAAAAGCTGGAAATCATGCTGGAGCAGAAGCTCACATTGCTATCCAG GACACTTCGAGAGAAGACGACCTTGGCAGTGACTTCTAAAGGGCGTTTTGGTGTAGAGGAGGAACGAGGGTCAGGGGGCACCTCCACAAGGAGGAGACTGGCACCTCGTAGCTTGGCTACCATCACTGTTGGTGGACATGAGTCTATCATGGTCCAGACCCTACGGCtggaggagcaacagagggTCAAGGAGGAGAAGAG GCAACGTGAGCTtgagaaaaaagaagcagaagaaatgTCAGCCAAGGAGGTGGAAGAGTGGGAGCAGAGCTTGTTATCACAGGCTTCGCCCCACACTGTGGACACCCTTTGGGAACTCCCTGCTATAGGGCATTTCCTCTGCCTGGCTCAGACTGCCCTTAACCTTCCTGAGATTGTATTTTTTGAGCTGGAGCGCTGTTTGCTGATGCCCCGCTgcagcctcctcctctccaaaatcATGTCTTCCCTACTGTCCCCATCACAGAGGAGGGCCACTCTGCACCGCCGGCCTGCCCTGCCTTACCGTCGCTGGGAGTCAGAGCTCAGGCAGCGGGTCATGGGATGGTATCGAGCTGTTGGTGGCGCTCGTGATCAGCCAGGTCGGGCTGAGCAGCTGGGACTCTGCCACCAGTTTTTCAGCTCCCTGGGGGAGGTGAGTCCTTTGGAGGAGAAACCCTTTCACTTGCTGCCCTTCTACCAGAGAGTGTGGCTTCTGAAGGGGCTTTGCGATCACGTGTATGAGACACAGAAGGATGTGCAGGATGCTGTACTGGCCCAGCCCATCCATGAATGTAGGGAGTCTATTTTGGGTTATGACAGCAAGGACAATGCCTATATACACTTCCCACATTTCTGTGGGGCAGACCTGAGGATCTACTGCCAGAGCCCCAGCACACCCCCAACTTTTCCTTTCCCTTCTATATGGGTGAAAAGGGTTGAAATAGAGCCAGGGACAGAGGGTGAAGAGTCGGATGGAATGAAGGAAGAGGGGGATAAAAGTGACAGCGGATGTTGCGGAGGCTCCATGGACACAGGAGAGCCTGATGATTTTGGTAAGGGGAAAGCAGAGacatttggatttttaaaaagggaaaatgggaacagagaggaagatggagaaaGGTATAAATCGTGGTCACTGAAGAAGGAAGAGGGGTCTGAATCAGGGTCCTCTGATGGAGACTCCTGTGAAGACTCTAAATTGGActttaaaatacacaataacTCCTTGTCCCTTTCACAAACAAGTCCTGTTGGAGAAAGTAGTGTGAAATTGAAGGAAGAGACTATAGAGCATCAGTCTAAAAGACCTACAGTAAAGCAAGAGCAGGGTTTCTCATTGGGCTCAGTGCGCACCATTAAAGCAGCGACACAAGATCCCTGTCTGAGTGTAGGGGAGCACAGCTACACAGGAAGGTCCCCTGCTCGCTCTGTGAATCTGGCCTCCCCTACCAAACCGGTGGGGAGTCCCAATCAGGGACACCAAAGGTCTTTCTGTTTGGAATGTTGTAGAAACAAAACTAGTAATGTTAAATCTGAGCAGcatggctgctgctgtggcACATCAGGGCTAGCAACACAGCTGTCTTCTGAGAGCACTCAAAACTCAAGTGAAGAGAGGGTGACTGACAGAATCtggacgaaaaaaaaaaagcggaaGAAAAAGCGAGGGAGGGAACAGCTGCCAGGGGTGAAAGGAGAGcacaagcagctgcagcacGTGGACAGGATGAGCCTGTGCCCAGCTGAGGCTGCCAAGTCTGCAGTGCGGAGAGTCACCACAACGATcaagagaaaagacaagaagaaaaaacataaaacag GAAAAAAGCTTGAATCttcaaagaaaattaaagatgaacCCCCAGTTGAGCCATCATTTAAG TTGGTATGCACCAGTCTTGAAGAGTTGCGGGAGCTGATCAGTAAAACAGAAGATGAACTTGATGACCTGGAGAGCACCAAAAAGAGGCTG GGTCGGTGGTATTATAGGAGAGAAGCAGTGAAAGACCTCCACAGCACTCTAATCAGACTACTGAATGAGCTTTCACCGTGGGAACCCAAACTTGTTAAGGCCTACCAAAGGAACAG GCTTCGTTTGAAGAAGGAATTTCATGATTTCAAGAATCATCCAGAGTACAATAACTTTGTGCGTGAGGAGTGTAtgtcatcgtcatcatcatcagatgatgatgaagagagaGGTTCAGGGAAGGAGGCGTGTTCACTGTTGGATCATTACAGAAGATCTGAGGAAGAAGACCTGGAACATGTAGTTCCCAGAGGTCTATGGAGCGGAG CAAGTACCAGGGAGTTTGTGGCTGAATCTGCTGGAGAGAGAACAGTGACCTGTGTAACTCCCAACCATCAAAGACACCCTCTGGCCAGCACAGAGAAAGGCATCAGTCTACTGCCAAGAGTTCGGACTGGCAGCAGTAGCATTACTTCTACTCCTGACTCTGGACCACAGTCTAGATCGGAAATGATCCCATCAAATCAATCCAGGGATTCAAACTCAGCATGGGCAGCAAGGGTGTCAACGGAGACTTCATTGTCACACAGACCCCCCATTCTCCACCCCACCACTGGACTACCTAAGGGCTACACGCCCATTCCCACCCTACTGGCTAAGAGTGTGGGAAACAAAGTGACCTTAATGAAACGGCCTGTTGATTTTCCAGGAGTCAACAACATAGATAGACAGAGCAAAGGGTCTTTAGTCTCCCTGTCTACCACAAAACTTTCAAAAGCACAAAGTTCTCCATCCAGCTCCCAGCAGAACTCACAACAACTGCAGGCACAAGGACTACAACAGACACAAGTACTTAGACAGCCAGGAATGGCCACAGTGACGACAGCTCTTCCTAAATCACCACAGGCCAAACCAACCCAGACTGTACCAAAAAGTCCTGTCCAAGTGGTGTACAAGGTTCCTGAGGGGCTGGGTCACCTTGTAAGGAAAGACAGCAGCAGCCCAGTCAAGATCTCTGTTCATCCTGTCCTGGACCAGAACACTGGGGAGAAGATCATGCAGCAAGTGGTGATTCTGCCTTCTAAACTtctcattcacaaaaatgaagaaaaggtCACTTCTTTACATCAACAACAGACTAAGGGCATTCAGGTCCCCGTTTCTAAAGTGGCCAGCCCCTTATGTATGTCCACCAATGTGCCTGGGTTTACCATTCCTGAAAACAGAATCCCTGTTCAGCAAGTGGCCCCCCTAAAAGATGCCAGGACAGTGAGGACCCCTTCTCCTTCTGTTTCCCCTAGGCTGCAGCATGGGGCTCTAAACACAGCAGGGTTCAAGGGAATGCAAGTCTGTAGTCCCGAAGCAAGCACACCACAAGGTGGTATGCCAAACTCCTCATCTATCACAACTCCTGCCAGTGCAGTTTCTACTGAGCCTGTTAAGTCTACAGACCCTAAACAGGAGCTTAAGACTGTGTGTATTCGTGACTCACAGTCCATCCTGGTAACGACTAGAGGAGGCAACACAGGCATCGTCAAAGTCCAGACATCCTCAGACCAGAATGCCCTTGGATGTTTGCCCAGCAGTCCAGTTATCACCATCTCACCTCAGTTTAAAGCCTTCCTCGTATCCAAGACGTCATCAGCTTCTCCTTCTGCTCCTTCTCAGACTTCCCCTTGTACCATCCCAGCAGTGACAAGTACCTCAGTAGCCCAACCTCAGAAGCAGGTTCCTTCAGTattaaagtccccttccactgTCACCACTCCCATGGTCACTACCCTCACTGGTGGCATTCCTGTTGCAGGCCCAGGAAGCCAGACTGCAGGAACTACTGTTGCCTTAAGTCAAGGCTCCAACAGTTCATCTGCTTCTAAGTTTGTAACAAAGATTGGCCAGCTTGCACAGACAGCAGCATCTGGTTCTCATTTTCAAGCTTCATTAGTAAAAAACACTGTTGTTGTCCCATCACTGAGTAGTTCTAGTGTTCCCCAAGTTCTCACACAATCTGAGTTCATCTGCAAGCCTGGTATGAAACGAGCCAGCACAGATGAGAGATCCCAAGTTACTAAATTTATTCTGGTcactccctcttcttcctctgcctcaAATGTAGCTGTATCAAAAGACACACCCTCTTCCACAAAACCACTTCCAAGTTCAAGAGTCATGTTCATCAGCCAGCCCACAACAACGTCATCCTCCACCTTTGTGGGAAGCATTCCAAAGCAAGGGATAGGGACAGCAGCTGGTGGACAGCTACTGACCACTTCATTATCAAGTCAAACTCAGAACATGGGATTAAGCCTAGGACAAACTGTTGGCAGTGTCAACTCAGAAGCGATGTCCAAAGTCAAGAACATCACCTTGCCCACAG GGCTTCAAATCCAGTTGTCAGGCAAGACAACAACCATCGGACAGACCATCGGTGCACTGTCACGTTCCCCTTCCAAAAGCACACCAGTGTCTGTCTCAGATACAGGCTGTTCACCAGCCACCACCACACAACTGTTCCCGGTCACAAGTTCAAATACCATAACAAGCTGTCCTGCTCAGCTTACTTCTCACACTTCTCTAACCAGCAACTCTCAGCTCCAGGGTATCCCTCCCTTCCCCATGATCTCCCAACCAGGCTCTTCCACATCTACTGCTGCTACATCTGCAGGAAACATGATCAAGAAGGATCTTGGTCTGCCCACAAATATACTGTCCAGCAACTCTCCTGCTCAGGTAACCACTACCACGCAGAGTAGCCCAGCCCAAACCTCCACAACCAACCTTGTCCGTCAGCCCCCGAATATCCAAAGTGGCATTGGTGAGGAAACCACCTCCATCTTATCTTCCCCTCACCTTGCTCTCAATAAAACCCAAACACAAATCTCCTTGGCAACAACCACCAGTACCCCATTCACCACTTCTTCTACTGGCACAATTCAGCAGAGGATAGTCATCAACACTTCTACGCCCCTTGCTGCTGGCACACAGATCCTCCTTAACAATGCACGGTTTGTAGTCCCTCCCCAGGGTTTGGGTCCAGGCAGCCATGTCCTTATTATCTCTAGCCCTGCACCACAACAAGTGCCTAGTGCCAGTGCTACTAGCATTGGAGCAGCAGTACCTCCCCAAGGGGCAAGCCCTGTCACTGTAGCCCCTCGAGCACCTGTTTTACCCCTATCGCCAGCCAAGCTGCCTAGTGTGCCAGCCTTAAGTTCTCCTTTTGTAGCATGCACACCTGCTGTTGGTCCATCATTGCTAGCAACCAATCCCAATGTCATGCCAGTCCAACTAACAGGAACACCTGGCTTGGGCTCAGCGTTGTTACCCAGTAAAACAAGTGTAGTGTCTGCTCTGCCAAGGTTGCCAGTTTCGCAGGCTAGTAACTTTGCATCACCACCTGTAGGCACACCCACTCTGGTCTCATCATCACCTAGGTTAGGTAGTGTTCCAGCCCTAGTTTCCCCAGTGGTAACCAGTGCCTCTGTTCTTGGCTCAGCGCTGGCTACAATCAGGTTAGCTGCTGGTACACCCAGGCAAGCTGAATGTTCATCCACCATTTCACCTGCAGTAGCACCCCCTTTACCCAGATTGTCAGCACCTCTATCATCCTTGCCTGTTTTACCCAGCCCATCAGCTGTTGCCCTGCCGAATCCCGTCATACCAATTCCAGCACCCGTTTCCTCAGCCCCAGCCCCTGTGATAGCAAGCACACCATATTTGCATTCTCTTCCTGCTCAGCAGGAGGTTTCAGTGACAACCCTGGGTCCAGGCATACAGCCCCAGCAGACAGCAGTAAAAATTGCAGCACCCCCCACTGCTCCATCACAGTTTTTGGCGAATATGGGCCTTGGCAACGCATCAGTCAAAAAACAGGCAGTCATGCAACCAGTGTTTGCTGGCACACGGACACAAGTATTGCCAACTGTGGCTGTCCCTCCAATTGTAAGCACAGCGTCGAGGATGCAGACGCTGCCCATTGCTACAGTTCCACCAATCGGAAGCACTGTCAACAGCTTTGAAACAGCACCTGTGATGACCACACCTCCATCCAGCAACACTGTAATAATAACTCCAGCTCAACCAATCACATCACTGAAGACAAACAACACCATCCACCAACCTGTCGTTCCGACCAATCAAGCACTGGGAAAGCACTCTCTGCAGACCTCAGCTTTAGGTATGCATACCAATGTAGCATCCAAGCTACTCATTAGTCCTGATGGTGCTGTTTTGAGTACAGTTCAGTGCCAGGTCAATCCAGCAGAGTTGACCACCTGCCCCAAACCGCTGGCTGCACTGGTGGTTTCACCCAACAGTTCCACTGGAGCACTACACGCACATGATTCCTCTTTACAGCCTTCACAGGCAGACACAAAATGA